One stretch of Juglans microcarpa x Juglans regia isolate MS1-56 chromosome 3D, Jm3101_v1.0, whole genome shotgun sequence DNA includes these proteins:
- the LOC121256472 gene encoding protein LSM12 homolog, with protein MDMDGATNSEDFAVGCLLSIKTTLGDDFEAQVITFDRHSNILVLQEGSKAGPRRNIRLLKANYIKEFSFLGQAEDPLDIKNCFLDLSTLQAREDLAIRQAEAEAERIGVGVTSEAQSIFDALSKTLPVRWDKTVIVVLNEVRVSSPYLPESVNGGTPAANERVKKVLEFERKRLQTRGGGQ; from the exons ATGGATATGGATGGTGCTACCAACTCTGAGGACTTCGCCGTGGGCTGCTTGCTCTCCATCAAGACCACTTTAGGCGACGACTTTGAAGCTCAGGTCATCACCTTCGACCGCCACTCCAACATTCTCGTCCTTC AAGAGGGTTCGAAAGCCGGACCTCGCCGGAACATACGGTTGTTGAAGGCCAACTACATAAAGGAGTTTTCGTTCTTGGGCCAAGCCGAAGATCCACTTGATATAAAAAACTGTTTCCTTGATCTTAGTACTCTGCAGGCTAGAGAAGATTTGGCCATTAG ACAAGCAGAGGCTGAGGCCGAGAGGATAGGCGTGGGTGTTACCAGCGAGGCTCAGAGCATTTTTGACGCCTTGTCCAAGAC GCTTCCAGTGCGCTGGGACAAGACTGTCATAGTTGTTCTGAATGAGGTGCGTGTAAGTAGTCCATATCTCCCAGAATCTGTTAATGGAGGAACTCCTGCTGCCAATGAGAGGGTGAAGAAAGTG CTTGAGTTTGAGAGGAAGAGATTGCAAACTCGTGGTGGTGGTCAGTGA